A part of Setaria viridis chromosome 8, Setaria_viridis_v4.0, whole genome shotgun sequence genomic DNA contains:
- the LOC117833802 gene encoding UPF0481 protein At3g47200: MASDSSSWVVEMEEMLLNTDPSLEMARWKQHSIYRVPERIKRTTNREVYEPQVVSLGPFHHGEHHLLPMEEHKRRAMLQFVKRAGKPLGEFVASIEEVVDKLQDAYEGLDEKWRGANSGRFVEMMVVDGCFLLEIILQFGDYGPNDPVFSNLYLLVDIRNDVVVMENQLPLLAVQRLVEAICLGTSPSAKEVNNMVLRYLERPLMDDMDNLGLHPLDVLHKSYCGPASMGRQGSEVEDTMPSAVELSQAGVQFKKSNTEDIGGVDFESGVLSMPVVRVDDGTEKDFLNLMAFERLVGDVGDDVTSYVIFIDIIINSESDVALLKSKGVIVDMLGSDKALANLFNTLNKGALLSPNSWLNDVQRKVNAHCKKRRNKWCAIFEHKYLSNPWVFISLIGAIILLVATVMQTIYTVVPFYTKS; encoded by the exons ATGGCTAGTGACAGCAGCAGCTGGGTCGTGGAGATGGAGGAAATGCTCTTGAACACCGACCCATCGCTGGAGATGGCGCGGTGGAAGCAGCACTCCATCTATCGAGTGCCAGAGCGGATCAAGCGCACGACCAACAGAGAGGTCTACGAGCCGCAGGTGGTGTCACTGGGCCCCTTTCACCATGGTGAGCATCACCTGCTGCCTATGGAAGAGCACAAGCGCCGGGCAATGCTGCAATTTGTTAAGCGTGCGGGGAAGCCCCTCGGTGAGTTTGTTGCTTCTATTGAGGAGGTGGTTGACAAGCTCCAGGACGCCTACGAAGGCCTAGATGAAAAATGGCGCGGAGCAAACAGCGGTCGCTTTGTGGAGATGATGGTCGTCGACGGGTGCTTCTTATTGGAGATCATTCTTCAATTCGGAGATTACGGGCCCAATGACCCCGTCTTCAGCAACCTTTATCTATTGGTAGACATCCGCAACGACGTTGTGGTGATGGAAAACCAGTTGCCTCTACTCGCTGTACAGAGGCTAGTAGAAGCTATATGCCTTGGTACATCTCCG AGCGCTAAAGAAGTCAACAATATGGTGCTGCGTTATCTGGAACGCCCGCTCATGGACGACATGGACAACCTGGGTCTCCACCCCCTAGACGTTCTTCACAAAAGCTACTGTGGCCCGGCCAGTATGGGCCGCCAAGGGTCGGAGGTGGAGGATACCATGCCGTCGGCTGTAGAGCTCAGCCAGGCAGGGGTACAATTCAAGAAAAGCAACACTGAAGATATTGGTGGCGTCGACTTCGAGAGCGGTGTTCTGAGCATGCCAGTGGTTCGAGTCGATGATGGAACCGAGAAAGATTTTCTCAACTTGATGGCGTTCGAGCGGCTAGTTGGCGATGTCGGGGATGACGTGACGTCCTATGTAATCTTCATagacatcatcatcaactcagaAAGTGATGTCGCCTTGCTGAAATCTAAAGGAGTCATCGTTGACATGCTGGGCAGTGACAAGGCGTTGGCGAACCTGTTCAACACCCTGAACAAGGGAGCATTGTTGTCCCCGAACAGCTGGCTGAACGACGTGCAACGGAAGGTGAATGCCCACTGCAAGAAACGCCGGAACAAGTGGTGCGCCATCTTCGAACACAAGTACCTGAGCAATCCCTGGGTGTTCATCTCTCTAATTGGGGCCATTATCCTGCTCGTCGCCACCGTCATGCAGACCATCTACACAGTCGTGCCCTTCTACACCAAGAGCTAG
- the LOC117866322 gene encoding probable xyloglucan endotransglucosylase/hydrolase — MATARWLLAAAAAALMLANCAWAAAPRKPVDVPFQKNYVPTWAEDHIHYVDGGREVQLYLDRSTGTGFQTRGSYLFGHFSMHMKLVGGDSAGTVTAFYLSSQNSEHDEIDFEFLGNRTGQPYILQTNVFTGGKGDREQRIYLWFDPTKDYHSYSVLWNLYMIAFFVDDVPIRVFKNSSGDLGVRYPFSQPMKLYSSLWNADDWATRGGREKTDWSNAPFVASYRGFHVDGCEASAEARFCATQGARWWDQPEFRDLDGAQYRKLREVRQRYTIYNYCTDRDRNAAMPPECAKDRDV, encoded by the exons ATGGCGACGGCGCGGTGGCTTctcgctgccgcggcggcggcgctgatgcTTGCGAACtgcgcgtgggcggcggcgccgcggaagCCGGTGGACGTGCCGTTCCAGAAGAACTACGTGCCGACGTGGGCGGAGGACCACATCCACTACGTGGACGGCGGGCGGGAGGTGCagctgtacctcgaccgcaGCACGGGGACGGGGTTCCAGACGCGGGGATCCTACCTCTTCGGCCACTTCAGCATGCACATgaagctcgtcggcggcgactCCGCCGGCACCGTCACCGCCTTCTAC CTGTCATCGCAGAACTCGGAGCACGACGAGATCGACTTCGAGTTCCTGGGCAACCGGACGGGGCAGCCCTACATCCTGCAGACCAACGTGTTCACCGGCGGCAAGGGCGACCGCGAGCAGAGGATCTACCTCTGGTTCGACCCAACCAAGGACTACCACTCCTACTCCGTCCTCTGGAACCTCTACATGATCGC GTTCTTCGTGGACGACGTGCCGATCCGCGTGTTCAAGAACAGCAGCGGCGACCTGGGCGTCCGGTACCCGTTCAGCCAGCCGATGAAGCTGTACTCGAGCCTGTGGAACGCCGACGACTGGGCGACGCGCGGGGGGAGGGAGAAGACGGACTGGTCCAACGCGCCCTTCGTCGCCTCCTACCGGGGCTTCCACGTCGACGGCTGCGAGGCCTCCGCCGAGGCCCGCTTCTGCGCCACCCAGGGCGCGCGGTGGTGGGACCAGCCGGAGTTCCGCGACCTCGACGGCGCCCAGTACCGCAAGCTCCGGGAGGTCCGCCAGCGTTACACCATCTACAACTACTGCACCGACCGCGACCGGAACGCCGCCATGCCGCCCGAGTGCGCCAAAGACCGCGACGTCTGA